One Periophthalmus magnuspinnatus isolate fPerMag1 chromosome 8, fPerMag1.2.pri, whole genome shotgun sequence genomic window carries:
- the prpsap1 gene encoding phosphoribosyl pyrophosphate synthase-associated protein 1 isoform X1, with product MNVPKTGYRVFSANSSAACTELAKKITERLGVELGKSVVFQESNRETRVDVKESVRGQTIFIIQTIPRDVNTAIMELLVMAYALKTSCAKNIIGVIPYFPYSKQCKMRKRGSIVSKLLASMLAKAGLTHIITMDLHQKEIQGFFSFPVDNLRASPFLIQYIQEEIPDYRNAIIVAKSPAAAKRAQSYAERLRLGLAVIHGEAQCSESDMADGRHSPPCVRNTTGHTGLELPSGKQQAPFPGIELPMMMAKEKPPITVVGDVGGRIAIIVDDIIDDVGDFVAAAEILKERGAYKIYIMATHGLLSADAPRLIEESAIDEVVVTNTVPHEVQKLQCPKIKTVDVSMILAEAIRRIHNGESMAYLFRNITTDD from the exons ATGAATGTTCCCAAAACTGGTTACCGCGTTTTTTCCGCAAATTCGTCCGCAGCGTGCACAGAACTGGCCAAAAAGATAACCGA GCGACTTGGAGTTGAACTTGGGAAATCTGTGGTATTTCAAGAATCCAACAGAG AGACTAGAGTGGATGTCAAGGAGTCTGTACGTGGCCAGACCATTTTTATCATCCAGACTATCCCCAG AGATGTTAACACTGCCATCATGGAGCTGCTGGTCATGGCCTACGCTCTCAAAACATCCTGTGCAAAGAACATCATCGGAGTCATTCCATATTTTCCCTACAGCAAACAGTGCAAGATGAGGAAGAGGGGCTCCATCGTGTCCAAACTGTTAGCGTCCATGCTAGCTAAAGCTG GACTAACTCACATTATAACCATGGACCTACACCAGAAGGAAATCCAAGGCTTCTTCAGCTTTCCTGTGGACAACCTGCGTGCCTCCCCATTTTTGATACAGTACATTCAAGAGGAG ATTCCAGATTACAGAAATGCAATAATTGTTGCAAAGTCACCAGCAGCAGCCAAGAG AGCGCAGTCGTACGCAGAGCGTCTCAGGCTGGGGCTGGCTGTGATCCATGGAGAGGCTCAGTGCTCCGAGTCAGACATGGCCGATGGCAGACACTCCCCTCCCTGTGTGCGAAACACCACCGGACACACTGGCCTTGAGCTGCCCT CAGGCAAACAACAAGCTCCGTTCCCTGGCATAGAGCTCCCAA TGATGATGGCCAAAGAGAAGCCTCCCATCACTGTAGTCGGAGATGTTGGAGGAAGAATTGCCATTATAGTG GATGACATTATAGACGACGTGGGAGACTTTGTTGCGGCCGCAGAGATCCTCAAAGAGAGAGGAGCCTATAAGATCTACATCATGGCCACACATGGTTTACTGTCTGCAGACGCTCCCCGACTCATAGAGGAGTCTGCCATCGATGAG GTGGTGGTGACCAACACTGTGCCACATGAAGTCCAGAAGCTGCAGTGTCCCAAAATAAAGACGGTGGACGTGAGCATGATCCTCGCTGAGGCCATCAGACGCATCCACAACGGAGAGTCCATGGCCTACCTGTTCCGTAACATCACGACGGACGACTAG
- the prpsap1 gene encoding phosphoribosyl pyrophosphate synthase-associated protein 1 isoform X2 translates to MNVPKTGYRVFSANSSAACTELAKKITERLGVELGKSVVFQESNRETRVDVKESVRGQTIFIIQTIPRDVNTAIMELLVMAYALKTSCAKNIIGVIPYFPYSKQCKMRKRGSIVSKLLASMLAKAGLTHIITMDLHQKEIQGFFSFPVDNLRASPFLIQYIQEEIPDYRNAIIVAKSPAAAKRAQSYAERLRLGLAVIHGEAQCSESDMADGRHSPPCVRNTTGHTGLELPLMMAKEKPPITVVGDVGGRIAIIVDDIIDDVGDFVAAAEILKERGAYKIYIMATHGLLSADAPRLIEESAIDEVVVTNTVPHEVQKLQCPKIKTVDVSMILAEAIRRIHNGESMAYLFRNITTDD, encoded by the exons ATGAATGTTCCCAAAACTGGTTACCGCGTTTTTTCCGCAAATTCGTCCGCAGCGTGCACAGAACTGGCCAAAAAGATAACCGA GCGACTTGGAGTTGAACTTGGGAAATCTGTGGTATTTCAAGAATCCAACAGAG AGACTAGAGTGGATGTCAAGGAGTCTGTACGTGGCCAGACCATTTTTATCATCCAGACTATCCCCAG AGATGTTAACACTGCCATCATGGAGCTGCTGGTCATGGCCTACGCTCTCAAAACATCCTGTGCAAAGAACATCATCGGAGTCATTCCATATTTTCCCTACAGCAAACAGTGCAAGATGAGGAAGAGGGGCTCCATCGTGTCCAAACTGTTAGCGTCCATGCTAGCTAAAGCTG GACTAACTCACATTATAACCATGGACCTACACCAGAAGGAAATCCAAGGCTTCTTCAGCTTTCCTGTGGACAACCTGCGTGCCTCCCCATTTTTGATACAGTACATTCAAGAGGAG ATTCCAGATTACAGAAATGCAATAATTGTTGCAAAGTCACCAGCAGCAGCCAAGAG AGCGCAGTCGTACGCAGAGCGTCTCAGGCTGGGGCTGGCTGTGATCCATGGAGAGGCTCAGTGCTCCGAGTCAGACATGGCCGATGGCAGACACTCCCCTCCCTGTGTGCGAAACACCACCGGACACACTGGCCTTGAGCTGCCCT TGATGATGGCCAAAGAGAAGCCTCCCATCACTGTAGTCGGAGATGTTGGAGGAAGAATTGCCATTATAGTG GATGACATTATAGACGACGTGGGAGACTTTGTTGCGGCCGCAGAGATCCTCAAAGAGAGAGGAGCCTATAAGATCTACATCATGGCCACACATGGTTTACTGTCTGCAGACGCTCCCCGACTCATAGAGGAGTCTGCCATCGATGAG GTGGTGGTGACCAACACTGTGCCACATGAAGTCCAGAAGCTGCAGTGTCCCAAAATAAAGACGGTGGACGTGAGCATGATCCTCGCTGAGGCCATCAGACGCATCCACAACGGAGAGTCCATGGCCTACCTGTTCCGTAACATCACGACGGACGACTAG